A window from Malassezia japonica chromosome 1, complete sequence encodes these proteins:
- a CDS encoding uncharacterized protein (TransMembrane:11 (i51-68o92-110i122-140o152-170i182-202o214-236i302-324o344-365i372-393o399-419i431-452o); COG:G; EggNog:ENOG503NU7U) has product MNDEKIDRGAYVRPIKDMSDDEHSFIADAPISATMDPEEYARQEKKALFKLDMQIVPLCLMLYFLSFLDRTNIAQAKLNGLQTQLNLSEYDYTLALVVLYPPYILFEIPSNLLIKRIGPSRWIPLLVCLWGLVSTLQGIVKSRDGLLINRAFLGLAEAGILPGIAVYLTFFYKPRELQLRQALFFCGASLSGAFSGLLAAAINNMSGMKGLQGWSWIFILEGIFTVVFGFCCLFLLPDNIKSTWWLTPVEKQIITERLASSSNRFQDRPELDQKLAQVQMDVAHEAPVPMPNLARRDMLRALIDPSMLLMCAASFCGVISLYSISYFSPTIIKDMNNYSTVRAQLMSCPPYAVSLVYCASMAVISDRFRTRFFSALLGMVLSMVGFAMTYASTHAMTRYGGVIVLTCGSYSILPVLFAWMANNSAGHYKRAVGLAMLIVFANSGGLTSAFLFPKKEGKQYKRGLLTNLSLNENATTV; this is encoded by the exons ATGAACGACGAGAAGATCGACCGGGGCGCCTACGTGCGCCCTATCAAGGACATGAGCGATGATGAACACTCTTTCATCGCTGATGCGCCAATATCCGCTACGATGGACCCCGAAGAGTACGCCCGCCAAGAGAAAAAAGCGCTGTTCAAACTCGACATGCAAATCGTACCGCTCTGCCTCATGCTCTATTTCCTTTCCTTCCTGGACAGAACAAACATTGCCCAGGCCAAGCTGAACGGACTCCAGACGCAGCTGAATTTGTCCGAGTACGACTATACCCTGGCGCTCGTGGTACTGTACCCCCCCTACATCCTCTTTGAAATTCCGTCGAACCTGCTCATTAAGCGCATTGGCCCTTCGCGCTGGATTCCGCTGCTGGTGTGCCTCTGGGGGCTGGTTTCGACACTGCAAGGCATCGTCAAGTCACGCGATGGTCTGCTGATCAACCGTGCTTTCCTTGGTTTGGCCGAAGCAGGTATTCTGCCCGGCATTGCAGTCTACCTCACCTTTTTCTACAAGCCGAGggagctgcagctgcgccaaGCACTCTTTTTCTGTGGTGCCTCGCTGAGCGGTGCATTCTCTGGCCTGCTTGCCGCCGCTATTAACAACATGTCGGGCATGAAAGGACTGCAGGGTTGGTCGTGGATCTTTATTCTGGAAGGTATCTTCACGGTCGTCTTTGGTTTCTGCTGTCTGTTCCTCCTCCCCGACAATATTAAATCTACATGGTGGCTCACTCCCGTGGAAAAGCAGATTATCACggagcgccttgcgtcTTCGTCCAACCGATTCCAGGACCGTCCTGAGCTCGACCAAAAGTTGGCGCAGGTGCAGATGGACGTTGCGCACGAAGCCCCCGTCCCGATGCCAAATTTGGCCCGCAGGGATATGCTCCGAGCACTCATCGATCCCTCCATGCTTCTCATGTGTGCAGCGAGTTTCTGCGGGGTGATTTCGCTCTATTCGATTTCGTACTTTTCGCCGACGATTATCAAG GACATGAATAACTACAGCActgtgcgtgcgcagcttaTGTCGTGCCCTCCGTACGCGGTCTCTCTCGTGTACTGTGCGTCAATGGCCGTGATTTCCGACCGGTTCCGCACGCGCTTCTTTTCCGCGCTGCTGGGCATGGTCCTGTCGATGGTTGGATTCGCAATGACCTATGCAAGCACGCATGCCATGACACGCTACGGTGGCGTGATTGTCCTGACCTGCGGATCCTACTCGATCCTTCCGGTTCTCTTTGCGTGGA TGGCCAACAATTCTGCCGGACATTACAAGCGCGCTGTCGGCCTCGCGATGCTCATTGTCTTTGCCAACAGCGGCGGCCTGACATCCGCCTTCCTTTTCCCCAAGAAGGAAGGAAAGCAGTACAAGCGTGGCTTGCTTACCAACTTGTCTCTGAAC GAAAACGCGACCACCGTGTGA
- a CDS encoding uncharacterized protein (EggNog:ENOG503P2HS; COG:S) → MSATRYYSVQPSQPGLRGSGRGLFWLALTTASAGVGYWAGAKYPPPAIPFVFSPYSTEVRHLSQEARNEHTREIEKGLHEIPLVQELAQVSYETKSARGVRESFAIAKPAETVPEEEAEYLIVRPFVHSPPERLTRQFTAGSLRGPGMFATTPLVFSKTKFGAQKRGGREGDTIAFVHVGKNMCGFEGVVHGGLIATMFDEVLARASFYALPSMVGVTAKLEVNYRRPTYADRYFVIESHVTDNSGRKVFTTGEFREANKDAVLATADAVFVEPKFAKYLTWVGGLNIRKLMEE, encoded by the coding sequence ATGTCTGCCACTCGCTATTATTCCGTACAGCCAAGTCAGCCGGGACTGCGTGGATCGGGCCGGGGACTGTTTTGGCTCGCGCTGacgacggcctcggcaggcgTCGGCTACTGGGCCGGTGCCAAGTACCCTCCTCCGGCTATTCCGTTCGTTTTCTCGCCGTACTCGACCGAAGTCAGGCACCTCTCGCAGGAGGCCAGGAATGAGCACACGCGTGAGATCGAAAAGGGTCTGCACGAGATCCCGCTCGTCCAGGAGCTCGCACAGGTCTCGTACGAGACCAAGTCGgcccgcggcgtgcgcgagtcGTTCGCGATTGCCAAGCCGGCCGAGACCGTGCCGGAGGAAGAGGCGGAGTACCTGATCGTGCGTCCGTTTGTGCACTCGCCTCCTGAGCGCCTCACGCGCCAGTTCACCGCCGGCAGCCTGCGTGGTCCGGGCATGTTTGCAacgacgccgctcgtctTTTCTAAGACGAAGTTCGGCGCGCAGAAGCGTGGTGGCCGCGAGGGCGACACGATCGCATTTGTGCATGTTGGCAAGAACATGTGCGGCTTTGAGGGCGTCGTACACGGCGGTCTGATTGCAACCATGTTTGACGAGGTGCTGGCCCGTGCTTCGTTCTATGCCTTGCCGAGCATGGTCGGTGTCACGGCGAAGCTCGAGGTGAACtaccgccgcccgacgtACGCGGACCGCTACTTTGTGATCGAGTCGCACGTTACCGACAACTCGGGCCGCAAGGTGTTTACCACCGGTGAATTCCGCGAGGCAAACAAGGACGCGGTGCTGGCGACTGCCGACGCGGTGTTTGTCGAGCCCAAGTTCGCCAAGTACCTCACCTGGGTCGGTGGCCTGAATATTCGGAAACTTATGGAGGAGTAA